One Ruficoccus amylovorans genomic window carries:
- a CDS encoding substrate-binding domain-containing protein: protein MPVTAFKSDPLVRLMRRRVKDGYYEATPIPSERRLSAESGLSLTCVRRAIAQLVDEGYLERNGSKSGKLMAARKYQCAGQKFQALLLSPVTGGLSAHLWQEGVYEGVRCCNGLLRVHHFLDEDDPALLSMLGQSFDIIFFIPPDNFSEVLRNRLMQCRNRIFTLFRDLTDQGLSMISDVSASAMLPLLDHLSELGHKTIDCVHCRTGYREYEERIKIWRRYLDEHGLRGQLWDCSTSNERGEQRMVTSSMRNVFIDGRTDATAMLGLSVITGWGLARAITDAQLRIPQDVSLAVFGPAEHGSQSVPSITSLQQPAVSEMVRRAIERFQTQGLEETVVIEPDRVALFKGESTGAPSH, encoded by the coding sequence ATGCCGGTAACTGCGTTCAAGTCTGATCCCTTGGTCCGTTTAATGAGGCGTCGCGTCAAGGATGGATATTATGAGGCGACGCCGATTCCATCGGAGCGTAGGCTTTCGGCCGAATCGGGCTTGAGTTTGACCTGCGTGCGTCGGGCTATCGCGCAGTTGGTTGACGAGGGCTATTTGGAGAGAAACGGGAGCAAGTCCGGCAAGTTGATGGCCGCGCGTAAGTATCAATGCGCCGGGCAGAAGTTTCAGGCTCTGTTGCTTAGCCCGGTGACGGGAGGGCTTTCCGCACACCTGTGGCAGGAGGGAGTCTATGAAGGGGTGCGTTGCTGTAACGGTTTGTTGCGCGTACATCACTTCCTTGATGAGGACGACCCGGCTCTGTTGTCGATGCTGGGGCAGTCTTTTGACATTATTTTCTTCATTCCCCCGGATAATTTCTCCGAGGTGCTCCGTAACCGCCTGATGCAGTGCCGTAACCGCATATTTACCCTCTTTCGGGATTTGACCGATCAGGGTTTGTCCATGATTTCGGACGTCTCGGCCTCGGCTATGTTGCCATTGCTGGATCATTTGTCGGAACTCGGGCACAAAACCATCGATTGCGTGCACTGCCGAACCGGCTACCGCGAGTATGAGGAGCGAATAAAAATCTGGCGCCGTTACCTGGATGAACATGGTCTGCGTGGCCAGTTGTGGGATTGCTCAACCTCGAACGAGCGGGGTGAGCAGCGGATGGTGACAAGCTCAATGAGAAACGTTTTTATCGACGGGCGGACCGATGCTACCGCTATGCTGGGGCTGTCTGTCATTACGGGGTGGGGACTTGCGCGGGCGATTACTGATGCGCAGTTGCGGATTCCTCAGGATGTTTCCCTCGCGGTCTTTGGCCCTGCCGAGCATGGTTCCCAGTCGGTGCCATCGATTACGAGCCTTCAGCAGCCAGCCGTCTCGGAAATGGTACGGCGCGCCATTGAGAGATTTCAAACTCAAGGGCTGGAAGAGACGGTCGTGATTGAGCCGGACCGGGTTGCCTTATTCAAGGGAGAGTCAACCGGCGCTCCTTCGCACTAG
- a CDS encoding right-handed parallel beta-helix repeat-containing protein → MNLLHGLFLTLGLACGCCAAQNTVSLADFGGAPDDGLDDTAAFQNLFSQARNQPGLTVLLEPGVYDLAAEEGAFGSLFVLRNVQQFTMNGEGAILRINTPTIGLFKLIGCVDVSLKGFSVGYDPVPFAWGKVVEVEQQSGTIIVEANPESPSFVEPWITKNGLWGYFMDDTVPGRLTRGMPNVLFLKAPPEETAVGTFAIPLTCPPDVLRKIEPGMVFMLNARENRSPLLIAQDCRNLLLERIISYGSVGGHYLAVDSEGLSFIGCEAKIGRGMIKGGNADFIHVQNARGPIVIRDNVVEGISDDAINLYSKPFFLLDQLEPRRLQLSADARTFAPRKSAGQLRVGDGLVIFDREKGEIVARTRITSVFPEEGIVDVSDPLPELMSRKEALGFYGTGFNRGVLIEGNTFKNSRRFGVFLKAYDVELSKNTFTGLSGPAIFMCNEPGSYREGLFCENVEIVSNRIIDCGFSSNFDENKNWGIITIEALRAPHIPIEDIDAFHDITLVNNVIEQCTRGMNLRNITGLKTQ, encoded by the coding sequence ATGAATCTCCTACACGGATTGTTTCTCACGCTGGGTCTTGCCTGCGGATGCTGTGCTGCTCAAAATACGGTCTCACTTGCCGATTTCGGGGGAGCTCCGGACGACGGACTGGATGATACGGCCGCTTTCCAGAACCTGTTTAGCCAGGCGAGAAACCAGCCTGGCCTTACGGTGCTTCTGGAGCCGGGAGTCTACGACCTGGCCGCGGAGGAGGGTGCATTTGGCAGCCTCTTTGTGCTCAGAAATGTGCAGCAATTCACGATGAATGGGGAAGGGGCGATCCTCAGGATAAATACTCCGACCATTGGTTTGTTCAAACTTATCGGATGCGTGGATGTTTCGCTGAAGGGCTTCAGTGTCGGCTATGACCCTGTGCCTTTTGCCTGGGGGAAGGTTGTCGAAGTCGAGCAGCAGAGTGGGACGATCATCGTGGAAGCCAATCCAGAGTCGCCGTCGTTTGTGGAACCGTGGATTACGAAAAATGGCTTATGGGGCTACTTCATGGACGATACGGTACCAGGGCGCCTTACCCGTGGGATGCCCAATGTGCTTTTTCTGAAAGCGCCCCCTGAAGAAACTGCGGTCGGGACGTTTGCCATCCCGTTGACCTGCCCTCCGGATGTCCTGCGTAAGATTGAGCCCGGGATGGTCTTTATGCTGAATGCGCGCGAGAATCGAAGCCCGCTGTTGATCGCGCAGGATTGCCGCAACCTGCTTCTTGAGAGAATTATTTCCTACGGTTCTGTTGGGGGGCATTATCTCGCGGTTGACTCCGAGGGACTCTCATTCATCGGTTGCGAAGCAAAGATCGGGAGAGGAATGATCAAAGGGGGGAATGCGGACTTTATTCATGTTCAGAATGCCCGCGGCCCTATTGTCATTCGCGATAATGTTGTGGAAGGTATTTCTGACGATGCCATCAACCTGTACTCGAAACCGTTCTTCCTGCTCGACCAGCTTGAGCCGAGGCGTTTGCAGCTATCTGCGGATGCGCGGACTTTTGCTCCCCGGAAATCCGCCGGGCAATTGCGGGTGGGCGATGGTTTGGTCATCTTTGACCGTGAGAAGGGGGAGATCGTTGCGCGCACGCGTATTACATCGGTCTTTCCCGAGGAGGGAATCGTTGATGTGTCCGATCCTCTCCCGGAGTTGATGTCCCGCAAGGAAGCGCTCGGTTTTTATGGGACTGGTTTCAATCGCGGAGTTCTGATCGAGGGGAACACATTTAAAAACTCACGTCGCTTCGGTGTCTTTCTGAAAGCTTACGATGTCGAACTGAGCAAGAATACCTTCACGGGGTTAAGTGGTCCGGCCATTTTCATGTGCAACGAGCCGGGGAGCTATCGTGAAGGGTTGTTTTGTGAGAACGTCGAGATCGTTAGTAACCGCATCATCGATTGCGGATTCAGTTCCAATTTCGACGAAAACAAAAACTGGGGCATTATCACCATCGAAGCGCTGCGAGCACCCCATATACCCATTGAGGACATCGATGCCTTTCATGACATTACCCTGGTCAATAACGTCATCGAACAGTGTACCCGAGGCATGAACCTCAGGAATATCACTGGATTGAAAACCCAATAA